In Paraburkholderia sprentiae WSM5005, a genomic segment contains:
- a CDS encoding glutathione S-transferase family protein: MPAARPAQPIKLYTTPLSGHGHRVKLFLTLLDLPFELIELNMKAGDNRKPEYLALNPFGQVPTIQDGELTLFDSNAILVYLAKRYGDASWLPDDPPGAAAVQRWLSLAAGQIAYGPCAARLVTVFGAPLDHERAKKIAVKLFDVIDAELAGKQFVAGTHATIADIAAHTYIAHAPEGGVSLQPYPNIRAWLRRVEALPRFIAMPSTKAGLLAV, encoded by the coding sequence ATGCCTGCCGCCAGACCCGCCCAGCCTATCAAGCTCTACACGACGCCGCTTTCGGGCCACGGTCATCGCGTGAAGCTGTTTCTGACGCTGCTCGATCTGCCGTTCGAGCTCATCGAGCTGAACATGAAGGCTGGCGACAACCGCAAACCCGAGTACCTCGCGCTGAACCCGTTCGGCCAGGTGCCGACGATTCAGGACGGCGAGCTCACACTGTTCGATTCGAACGCGATTCTCGTCTATCTGGCGAAGCGCTATGGCGACGCGTCGTGGCTCCCGGACGATCCGCCCGGCGCCGCGGCGGTGCAGCGCTGGCTGTCGCTCGCGGCCGGCCAGATCGCATACGGGCCGTGCGCGGCGCGACTCGTTACCGTATTCGGCGCGCCGCTCGATCACGAGCGCGCGAAGAAGATCGCCGTCAAGCTGTTCGACGTGATCGACGCGGAGCTGGCCGGCAAGCAGTTCGTGGCAGGCACCCACGCGACGATCGCCGATATCGCCGCGCACACGTATATCGCTCATGCGCCCGAGGGCGGCGTGTCGTTGCAACCGTATCCGAACATTCGCGCGTGGCTGCGTCGAGTCGAGGCATTGCCGCGCTTCATCGCGATGCCGTCGACGAAGGCTGGGTTGCTGGCGGTGTGA
- a CDS encoding LysR family transcriptional regulator codes for MPDVRNVNLNRLAIFVAVIDAGSLSAAATRLGLAKTMVSTHMQRLEAEVGASLLVRTTRRLGVTEAGRTFYEASVKILRATEDALNALGGEKSPVRGTLRVSAPNDYGTLVVAPALVELRRTHPQLDIELLSSDRYVDLIAEGIDVAIRLGRLADSNYRAVKLGSFVKWLVASPEFVQTWGMPDTPCALQALPYCALSVLPHPLMLDLRHVDGKTASVRCASALRVNTADACRAATLAGGGIGLLTDFSIAADVAAGRLIRLLPEWTSAPASIQAVFPPTSHPPAKVRALIDTLKRRLPASPAD; via the coding sequence ATGCCCGATGTGCGCAACGTGAACCTGAACCGCCTCGCGATCTTCGTCGCGGTGATCGACGCCGGCTCGTTGAGCGCCGCGGCGACCCGGCTCGGACTCGCCAAGACGATGGTCAGCACGCACATGCAGCGGCTCGAGGCTGAGGTCGGCGCGAGCCTGCTCGTGCGCACCACCCGGCGGCTCGGTGTGACCGAGGCGGGCCGCACGTTCTACGAGGCGAGCGTGAAGATTCTGCGCGCCACCGAGGACGCGCTCAACGCGCTCGGCGGCGAAAAATCGCCGGTGCGCGGCACGCTGCGCGTCAGTGCGCCGAACGACTATGGCACGCTCGTCGTCGCGCCCGCGCTGGTCGAATTGCGCCGCACGCATCCGCAGCTCGACATCGAGCTGCTGAGCAGCGACCGCTACGTCGATCTGATTGCCGAGGGCATCGACGTCGCGATCCGGCTGGGTCGTCTCGCGGATTCCAACTATCGCGCGGTGAAGCTCGGCAGCTTCGTCAAGTGGCTGGTCGCGAGTCCCGAATTCGTGCAGACGTGGGGCATGCCGGACACGCCGTGCGCGTTGCAGGCGCTGCCTTATTGCGCGTTGTCGGTGCTGCCTCATCCGTTGATGCTCGATCTGCGGCACGTCGACGGCAAAACCGCGAGTGTGCGCTGCGCATCCGCGTTGCGCGTCAACACGGCCGATGCCTGCCGCGCGGCGACGCTAGCGGGCGGCGGCATCGGTCTGTTGACCGACTTTTCGATCGCGGCCGACGTTGCCGCGGGACGGCTGATCCGGCTGCTGCCCGAATGGACCAGCGCACCCGCGAGCATCCAGGCCGTGTTTCCGCCGACGAGTCACCCGCCAGCGAAAGTGCGTGCATTGATCGACACGCTCAAACGAAGGCTCCCAGCGTCCCCCGCCGACTAG